The sequence below is a genomic window from Conyzicola nivalis.
CCTCGCCGACCGCGAGAGCCTCGGCCACGTGCCCGAGATCGACGGCATTTCCGCCGGCGGGATGCCCGTACGGGTGAAGTGCCTGCACGCCCTCGCCGGGCACTCGCTGTCGGCCGGCCCCGGGGTGAACCCGATCGGCGACCTGGCGTTGGAGCGCGCGGCGTGGAGCCCGCTGGTCTGCGAGTGCGTGTGACCCGAAGCGTCATCGTGCTGGTGCTCGTCGCGGCCTCCGTGCTCGTCGGCGCCGCCCCCGCGCAGGCCGACTCGATCCGTGACCGGGAGTACTGGCTCGACGACTACGGCATCCGCGAGGCGTGGAACGTCACCGAGGGCGCCGGCGTCACGATCGCCGTGATCGACACGGGCGTCGACGGCAGCCACCCCGACCTGGCCGGCGCAGTGGTCGGCGGCGCCGACTTCTCCACCCTCGGCTCGAGCAACGGCCAGACCCCGGTCGGCTCCGGGGACAGCTCGCACGGCACCATGGTCGCCTCCCTCGCCGCCGGCCGCGGCCGGGGGAGCGCCGGCGTGATCGGCGCCGCCCCCGCCGCATCCCTCCTCGCGATCTCGCTCGGTTTCGGCGAGACCGACGGGCCCAGTTCCGACGACCAGATCGCTGACGCCGTGCGCTGGGCCGTCGACAACGGCGCCGACGTGATCAACATGTCGCTCACCCGCAACACCCTCGAGTGGCCGAGCAGCTGGGACGAGGCCTTCCTCTACGCCATGCAGAAGGACGTCGTCGTCGTGGCCGCCGCCGGCAACCGGGGGAGCGGCACCTCGCAGGTCGGCGCCCCCGCGACCATGCCCGGCGTGCTCACTGTCGGCGGAGTCAGCCGCACCGGCGGCGCCAGCTGGGACGCCTCGTCGCAGGGCATCTCGATCGCCGTCTCCGCACCGAGCGAGCAACTCGTCGGCGCGACGCCCGGTGGCGGCTACGTTCTCTGGGACGGCACCAGCGGCGCGACCCCGATCGTCTCGGGCATCGTCGCCCTCGTGCGTGCCGCCCACCCGGAGCTCACCGCCGCCAACGTGATCCAGCGCATCATCTCCACCGCCACCCCCGTCGGAGCGGAGGGCGCCGACCCCATCTACGGATACGGGCTCGTAGATGCCGCGGCCGCCGTCTCCGCGGACGTGCCCGCCATCACCGCCAACCCCATGGGCGACCTCGCCGAATGGATCCGCATCAACCGACGGGCGACGGCCGAGACCCCCGACCTCCAGACGCTCGAGCCGGAACCGGTCCCCAGCGCGTCGCCGCTCCCCGAGTCATCCGAGTCATCGCCTCTCGGCACCCTGTTTCCCACAATCGGACAGATGCGCGACGTGGGCATCCCCCTGCTGCTGTTCACCGTTTTCGGGGTGTCGTTCGTGCTCGTGATCATGGCCGGAATCCGGCAATTTAGGGCGGCGCGCCGAAGGGAGTAGATTGGTAGGTGGCTTCCACCGTCGTAGGTGACTTCATCCACCCTTTCTAGGAGAGCAAGACTCGTGCCCAAAATCCTTATTGTCGGCGGCGGCTACGCCGGTTTTTACACCGCGTGGAAGCTCGAAAAGCAGCTGCGCGCTGGTGAAGCCGAGGTCACCATGGTCGACCCGCGCCCGTACATGACGTACCAGCCGTTCCTGCCCGAGATCGCCGCCGGTTCGGTCGACCCGCGTCACGCGGTCGTTCCCCACCACGCGCACCTCAACAAGACCAACATCGTCACCGCGAAGGTCGTGGGCATCAACCACGCCACGAAGACCGCGACGATCGAGCCGCCCATCGGCGAGAACTACGAGCTGAGCTACGACCAGGTCGTCGTCACCGCCGGTTCCGTCTCGCGCACATTTCCGATCCCGGG
It includes:
- a CDS encoding S8 family peptidase codes for the protein MRVTRSVIVLVLVAASVLVGAAPAQADSIRDREYWLDDYGIREAWNVTEGAGVTIAVIDTGVDGSHPDLAGAVVGGADFSTLGSSNGQTPVGSGDSSHGTMVASLAAGRGRGSAGVIGAAPAASLLAISLGFGETDGPSSDDQIADAVRWAVDNGADVINMSLTRNTLEWPSSWDEAFLYAMQKDVVVVAAAGNRGSGTSQVGAPATMPGVLTVGGVSRTGGASWDASSQGISIAVSAPSEQLVGATPGGGYVLWDGTSGATPIVSGIVALVRAAHPELTAANVIQRIISTATPVGAEGADPIYGYGLVDAAAAVSADVPAITANPMGDLAEWIRINRRATAETPDLQTLEPEPVPSASPLPESSESSPLGTLFPTIGQMRDVGIPLLLFTVFGVSFVLVIMAGIRQFRAARRRE